TAATTGTCAGACGGCTCCAGACGGCTGGAAGAACTCCGTGCGCCACAACCTCTCCCTGAACAAGTGCTTTGAGAAAGTGGAGAACAAGTCGAGCGGTGCCTCGCGCAAGGGCTGCCTCTGGGCCCTGAACCCGGCCAAGATcgacaaaatggaggaggagatgcAGAAGTGGAAGCGGAAGGACCTGGCCGCCATCCACCGCAGCATGGCCAACCCGGGTGTGCAGAGCGGGGTTCAGATAGATATGGGGTAGGGGGCCACAAGTTcagcatgagccaacagtgtgatgtggcagctaacaaggccaatgcgatcctaggctgcatccatagaattatagtgtctatACTTCTACTGTAGGGATAAATAGTCAGAGGTGACCCTATGGGGCTTGGCGCATTTGGCTCTGACTCCGCATATCCCTTTTGCAGAGGAGCTGGACAAGCTCATCACGGACCGGCCGGAGAACTGCCGGCGGCCTGGGAAGATGATCGATGCCGACGTCTCTGGCCGCCTCTCTCAGACTGTGATGACGCTCTCCATGCCTCTGATGCGCCACCGCCGCCAAGCCCAGACACCACAGGCATGCATGGCGCCCGAATCCCCAGCACCCGCGCAGACGCCTCCTTCGCACAATGCCCTGCACGACGCGACACCTGGGCTCATCGCTgtgcagcagcaccaccaccaccacgacAACGCCGTGACGCATGGCGGACACGACTTCCTTGGCGCCATGATGGCCGACATGAATGCCGAGGTGGACGCCCTTGACCCCAGCATCACGGACTTCGCACTGCAAGGTGAGGAGCATTGATGGTGActcactacagctcccagaatccccgaaATAAGTATTTTTTGCGACAAAGGCGTGCATTCGCAGCAAAGGTGTGCATCCGTCCGCCATTTTAACCTCGCTtctgtttccctccctctcagGTAACCTTTGGGAAGAGATGAAAGATGAGAGCTTCAACCTGGAGAGCCTGGCCGCCTTCGACTGCGGCCTTGGTCTGGCCGTCACGTCCGGCGGGAGTGACCACTCCTTCCCGGACGTACAGGTCACTGGCCTCTACGCCACTTACGCCGCCATGGACGCCGTTGCAGTGGACTCCTCCGCCTCGCCGTATCTGAATGCACAAGGGAGCGGAAAGCCCATCACCCTCCTCTGAATGGGATTTGCCTATGGACCCCGCTACATCCCCTCAATAGCTCCATATATTGCTacagattgcagctcccatcatccaagGGCACAGCTCCAGATATTGCTacagactgcaactctcatcagccttaCCAATCAAAGGTTAGCGGTCCCACAAATGCCGGAGGGCCACAACTTTGGCCACTGGTCATTTTGGACCCCCTTTTGCTGACCGCACAATAACTTGACCCTCAGAACCGGGGATTCAATGGAAACCTCAATTGAACCGAAGGCAGAGACTCTGTCTCCAAACAGACCAAGAAACAATGAagtgcattaattaattaattaattaagggtTAATTAACTTTTACATCTTAGGCAGAACGTAGGGCTTTGGgcatctaggcatttgtagggcttTCCTTGATTCGGGTTTGTAAACCTTATTTATGACTTATTCCCTGTGGAGTGAGTCTCCCTTGGAAGACGTAATGTCGGTTGTGATAATTTAATATAAGACTTAGTTTAAATAAAATAGagtt
The nucleotide sequence above comes from Sceloporus undulatus isolate JIND9_A2432 ecotype Alabama unplaced genomic scaffold, SceUnd_v1.1 scaffold_1507, whole genome shotgun sequence. Encoded proteins:
- the FOXN4 gene encoding forkhead box protein N4, coding for CQTAPDGWKNSVRHNLSLNKCFEKVENKSSGASRKGCLWALNPAKIDKMEEEMQKWKRKDLAAIHRSMANPEELDKLITDRPENCRRPGKMIDADVSGRLSQTVMTLSMPLMRHRRQAQTPQACMAPESPAPAQTPPSHNALHDATPGLIAVQQHHHHHDNAVTHGGHDFLGAMMADMNAEVDALDPSITDFALQGNLWEEMKDESFNLESLAAFDCGLGLAVTSGGSDHSFPDVQVTGLYATYAAMDAVAVDSSASPYLNAQGSGKPITLL